From the genome of Pieris brassicae chromosome Z, ilPieBrab1.1, whole genome shotgun sequence:
ATACCGAAAATTACATGAATTGCAATGGCTCGTCTACGAACCTTCCTTTTAACCCCAACCAGAATTAATTTAGTTCAAAAcaataacacaaataaaaggATTTCGGTGCTTTTACAAATTAACACAACTTAATGCAAAACATTCTTTCACtccataaaaaattataacgtcTCAACTCTCAACTATAGTATCAACAGTATCGAGACGTCATTCCAGAATAAAGAGAACAGACTACACAAGGTACAgacttgaaaaaatattagatacaGTTAATGAAGATTTTAGATCAATAATACAGTCGTTTGCGTCACCAcagtattcatattttattactgcTCATATCAATTcactatgaaaaaaaattatagtaatttacttaattttcatttaagtaataaattttataaaactatctCACAATAACTCATtagtcacaattttttttaaaatatttatgtgttttcGAAATTTCCTTATGATCTGTGTTATATTTGAAGTTTGAATTTCAAtcttcaatttattaattgaaatacataacatataaattaatacattctATTTGAGTAGACTATTATATCCGtcactattttataaataaaataggggaTCTATGTAATAGGCATGTGGCGGCCAACCTTGACGATTTTCCGTAAGGTAATCTTACCTTCActgaaagaaaacacattttccAAAGTTTTATATTCAACCAAATCCAAGCTCCCTAAATCAACAGCAAAGTTAACGTTGGTGAGCGCTAGTGTTGGAATATTAATAGGTGCCGGCTATGGAGGTTACACACATTACAAagtaaatgtcaaaaaaagaaataatgtcATTGAATCTGATGAATATGCCTTTTTAAAAGAAGCACCAGAATACAAAGCTCATTACAAGGTAAAATATTGcagacttaattttttaatactaatgtTACttggtaaataatttaatgctcttcatatttttaggttttgaATGATACAGACTCTAGCAACTTACaacttattttgtttcaatatcgTACATGCCCATTTTGTTGCAAAGTAAGAGCATATTTGGATGCTAAAGGAATCAGCTATGAAGTTGTTGAAGTTGATGCTGTTCTGCGACAAGCAATTAAATGGTCAGGTTATAAGAAAGTGCCTATTTTATTAGCAAAATTAGAAGATGGTTATCAGGTAGGTACATTTGCATGAAGTTAATGGTAGcaatttttatcaaatgttGATGTTTCAAtgcaatttatgaaatatatattaggaaCACATTCTATATTATGTGACCTGGTATAAGAATGGGGTTTTATCCACTACACctcacaaaatattttttgtaaattaaatttaaaaaaaagtactaCATGCAACTTTAAGTTTGACCTTTTTCCTTTACCTGATGGTGTGGTCAGTTTTAGTTATATTCTATAGCTaatctttataaaatgatAGCCACATCATCAACTATCCAGATCTTACTTTTGAATTTCATtggtttttactttttagcaATTACTTGATAGTACTGCAATTATATCTGTCCTTGAAACATATCTCCGGGATAAACCAATGCCGTTAAGAGacataatcaaatattatcCTGCAACCCGGTATACCAATGATTCTGGAAAAGAAGTTACAGATAtaaccaataaatattttgttatgttaaaTAGTGCAACAagtgaaaaaaagaaaatgattGAAATGtaagtttcataaaaattaatttaataactatgTAATGTGTGCAAGATTGGTAGTGTTAAACCTATTTCTATGGGTCTTATTTACattgtcaatattattatttttttattaatggcactaaaacatttttaggtctgggcctcagatttctgaaccATCTACacataatttcatttacaaaTGAATCTAATGATAGCCTCCCTAAATAGCGCACTATCTATATAGAGATGGTGATTAATGTACATGTATTCTTGTAAtttgcttataaaaataatagtttcttttgttttcagGGAAGAGCGGGACTGGAGGAAATGGGCAGATTCTGTATTGGTTCACACATTGTCTCCTAATGTCTACCGAACCACTGAAGAAGCTATTGAGACATTTAAATGGTTTGAAGTTGTTGGTGGTTGGAGGGAATCTTTCCCAGCTTGGGAAGTTGCACTTATGGTGTATGGTGGTGCAGCTGCCATGTGGATGATTTCAAAGAGGCTTAAAAAGAGGTAAGTGTGattaatctttaaatatgtattaatttcattttattcaagatgtatgtttaaatattataagtattactTACATATGTTGTATTTAAGTATAGTTACTAAAGCAGTATTTCATGAAAGTACCAGGTAGAAATATTTGTTGATATTTGGGAGTATGGTACTCCCTGAACCTTGCTCTAAGATAttgccatttttttttgtaattttgataacttgcaaggtaaaaaaattcaacttccgccttcaaagattttattgattcccgtccaaatggttttttagtaaagggatcaatgaactacctataagatggcaaaagtccATAGATTAATCAATGGTACATACTTTggtcaattaaatatatattatatttataaaaaaattactttttctttCTCACATAAAagacgccaatttcatatatatacctaatattagtatagatgagatgatattattaaattatctgaGATGATGAGGCCTACTTAAAATCGATTCTATAATTAGCAgaataatcttattttttcaGACATAACATTAAAGATGACGAGCGTCAATCATTATATGATGCAGCCAATGATTGGATGTCGGCAATTCAAAAGAAAGGCACTGTTTATCTTGGTGGTGATACACCTAATTTGGCAGATATAAGTGTATTTGGTGTACTGTGTAGTATTGAGGGATGTCGAGCTTTCGCAGACTTAAGGCAAAACACAACAATTGGTAATTGGTTTGATAATATGAAGAAACACTTGGAGACCACTAAAGGGAGGGTTATAcctctttaataaaatattttatggcaCATAATGTTCTATGGACATTCATAGAGTCCTCAAATATGTTTTCCATCTTAAATACAGCTATTATAATCAATTTGATTTGTCCAGAATAAATATACCATTGTAAATGTTGAACTTATGTGCATTACACAATCAATTAAATACTTGTGATAAGGGATCCACCTGGGTCGGCGCTTGGGTCATGATGTGGCCAgttttcatttctttttccATCATCATTATTTTAAGAGATATCTCTACGTGTGCATGGGTGCActatacagaaaaaaaatcatacagtAATTGTGTGAATCATTTAAGTTATcatgaaaacaaaaaagcCTTATGAATAATGGACTTTTAAACATCTATTCTTGAGATTGAGCACTATGGctatttagtattatatttataattaatgtatagttCTAGTTTCAAGTTCGCGAGCCTTGTATAAGAAAGCGAGCATGTAgtgtatatttcataaaattaaaccaTAAGCATGTTCAGTTGAGttcagataaaaaatatttgttaaagaaattaaGTTTTTGGGGTACACAATGAGTTGTATTTCTGTCTACATACCTTGATTATAACCTACATATGTACATTAGATGtagttaaatgaataaatgtaaatttgtaaccgctgttttaattatacactAAGTGATGTCCGTGACTGCGTTCTCTTGCTTACCAGTTCTTGAAAGAAAACCTTGAGGCATATTACGAAGTTTCGGACCGAAACCGAACAATGACAAACTTCGTATTAAACCCTATTTACTAAAGCACTTCGGATCCGAATAGTACCATACGATGTACATATTTCATTTCGTTtaaagatttgtatttttttgtgaataatggtttaagtattgttaaaaatgattatcgatacttttatatttttacatgtcAAAAAATCCAGAGTGTGTAAAAATCTTTTAGTACAGCCCACATCAGCAGTGTACCAGCAACACAACCAAGAAGCCTGAGCCTATTcccaaaaatacataacaagGGTCTTTAACAATGCTCAAAGTAGTAAACAGCTACTTAGAAAACAATGTAATGTTAGTTAGTTgttgattataattttgtagaggatataaatattacttacggAGACGAATACACAAGACACAAGCAAAGAAGAAAAACAAGATACTAGTAGGCATTCTGGCAAAGTTACtatcaaatatatagataacaatttttaagattttttattaaaatctaaaagcCCACTGCTACaaaggaaataatattattttgtgattaTGAACTTTTTTTAGTAAGTATTACCGAAGTGTATAATCAAAATTGCTACGTGAGTACAGTCAATGCAACCCCATATGCCAGGGAATACTTTAAAAAGaactatataaaataccaACTTAATGCAGATTACCTATGCTATATCAAGCAAAACCATAATGGCTTATGAGCAGATCactctaattaaaaattcacaaGATTAACTGACTTACAAAAGACTAATCGAagtaaaatcattaaataaataattatctgcAAATGTGTGTGACCTACCTCTACCTTTTCTTTATGCCAAGGGTTCTATAAGTTGCACTAACCAAAAATAGGGATTTCatcaaaaactatatattcattttaatctttatttaatgtcATTTTCCGTGGCCAGTTACAGAGGctgatttataattaatagtataggcgacataaattacaatttgtcATAGCTCTGACAAAagttcattatatttaatacaataacaaattaaagttaataatataacttaactTAAGAATTTAATTGATTGGAATCTTGTCTACACACCCAatgactaaatatatataatgtattttattcatgctataatatagaatctattaatttttcaagTTCTTAATCAGTTAAGCTtcacatttatacaaattcaaaCCAAGCtctaaaaagttatataataaatattttgtattcatcTGAGTGTCTCTTAGATATTAAATCTATAGtgtagaattaatttaataaatacttgattatttgaaaataattgtgttctCTCCAAAATGTGAACACCAGAAGCTATTATAGAATAAAGTCCTAAACCAATAACATAATGCTTACAGGTTGCATAAATCTAAAACAAAGACAGTTCCATCGTTACCACTTGCACCAACCTTGGTGCCTCTTGAATTCCAAGAAACTGCAAAAATACCGCCAGTTCCCTTGTATGAGTGAACAAGAGATCCCGTTTGAGTGGACCAAATATGAATCCATTTATCAAATGATCCACTTGCCAAGAACTTTCCATCTGGAGAAAAGGCAATACTGTATACAGGTTCCATATGTTTTGTGAGTGTGTGAACACATGCACCTATCTCCGGATCCCAAAGACGCACAGTGGAATCAAAAGAGGCACTTGCTAATATTAAGTTCATGTTGGGGTTCTGAGTTTCTGGTCCAGTGGGTGACCACTTAATTGTGTAGATTTCCTTAGAATGAGCTTTTAAGTCGTGGACACAGGTATCACGCTCCATAGACCAAATCTTTAACGTCGAATCGTCAGAACAAGATGCAAGAAGCTGTCCTTGGGGATCCCATTTAATAGAGTTAACTTCATTCTGTAAAATATGCCACATAAGGTTATATCAGCAAGACTTATTTATTAGGATGaagaattatttcaaatacaaattaaaatagaaatattgaaaaataatacatactgTGTGACCTAAGAAACTCTTAATTGGTTTATCAACATTCAGATTACACACTTGAATGGTCTGATCTGTTGAACAGGATGCAAATGATGTATCAGTTTGCCAATCTACATctagagctggtgctttaTGAAAGTGGAACTGTTCAGCGCATTGTCCTGAGGCAGCGTCCCAGACAATAGTTGTACTGTCAACCTGAAATGTAAAATGTTACAATTTTCTGGCCATGATTATAATGCTATAgctttaatagaaaatagatataatttaaaataaatattaatcaacTAAGCTAGCACATAATAtgctaaaataacaaaaaatcttcTATTATTGAttcttgttaaaataaaaagaatatcattaaaatgaGTCTTATTTTCTTGTCACAGGAACATTTTCTAACATACAGGAAGCTGTTAGATTTTTGAAGACAAAACAATCAAACATACAATATATGGCAtacgaaaatatttacacccataaaatatctaataatattatgacactCAGCTTACCCCTGCACTCAATATATAATTGCCTCTTTTATTCCATTTTAAAGCAAAAATTGGTCCTTTATGTTCAGCTAATGTTGAGACCAGTTTCCCATCGGTTGTCCAGATACGGGCATAGCCATCATAAGAACCAGTGGCTAATAGAGTACCATCACactaaatgaaaaatacaaaattatgacCTGAATGtgtttatataaactattgatataattaggtatcataatgattaaaatggaaacaatatagtaaattatacaaacattCCAATCAAGAGATGTGATATCCTTATTACTTGGTACTTCTGCTTCTTCTCTTTGAATACAGTGCTTTAATATAAGGTGATTTGGAATAGTTGTTGGATTATCAGACATATCCCAAATTCTGAAATTATGTAACAAGTCTGTATTTCCTTACATTTATCACATAATACATCATAACCACGACATAGTCATTAAGggatgataaatatttttatactatagGAGGACAAACAAGCTTGCGGGTCAAGCAGTAAGAACCAGCCCACAAACACCACACTTACACAGTGCACTTGTGAAACAGGGATGCCAATCAATTATTAACTTGATCGCAAGCAAACAAAGAAAATGATTGACTAATGTTATTGACTCTGTAATTATATGacattatatgaatattatactTGTTTGTACTGTCtatcttcataaaaatatgttttaattacctATGTCAGTAAGagacttaaattaaaacataaggATATTATACAACTAACCTGGCTGTGCTGTCTCCAGAAATACTTGCTAATAGATCCGTGCTAGGATTCCAAGCACAAACAAACACCTCAGCCTCGTGACCTATTAGTACTGTGGCTTTACTAGGTGGTATTTCCATAGATTGATCGGTCTCCATGCTTTTAGGGGCCCTTGGGTTTTCAGCTCCACCAGTAGTAGTTAGAGCTGTGCAGGTAGGAACCTAGAGGTATCAATTTGATTATGTAGAGATATAACATTTAGAAGCtaacaacaaaaaattctGTAATGCAAACCTCTTCTTCATTAGCTTGTTTCTCAGCAATGCGTGCCTGTTGACGTGCGACCACAATATCTGGTGTGATGGAATCTATTAGACTGAGACTTTCAGTGAGTCTGGTTTcaaaacctaaaaaatatttcagtagctataaattgtattacttAATATCTTGAGAAGAGCTGCTGGAGGTGCGACGGCTCCATTTTATTGCTTTGTGAAATTATTGATCGAATCAAAACTTTTGCCGAAGACAACATTAATCAACAACTAACAAGTCTGTCAACATTATCGATCTCTTGTAAGTATCGGTATACGATTTTGAATAATTCACTGCGTGTATAGAAAATCAATCAGTACATAAGATTTAATCACTGTGTccattaatttaactaaataaaaagtttaaaacaaatatgatattattattgtcaaacTGTGGTTAGTCGCTACACGAATAATATGTCCTTAGTAATCTGTTAGAGAAAGGTTCTCGAAGTACGGTGAATGTCTAAGACACCTAACAGTCTGTTGTGTgtgtctagcgttgtcgtgaagcagCAGTGGCCTAGAGCGATAACCCGCCTAGGTTGCTTAGCAGGCAGACATAAGTGATGGTATCCCGTTACCATCACCGTCGGAAGAGCAGGAAACATACACTTACTTTTAAGTAAGCTATGATAGTTCCGTGCCTCGATGCCTCGCGCTCCGCGTTTTATCTCCTCATCAGACCGACTCTCTTGAAAGGCCGGGATACATTCctgaaaaaaagaaattccTGACTAATCTTGCAGTTATTAATTcctttaattattcttaactTAGTTGGCCATAACCATTTTAATGGCGTTtttctgtttgttttattttttctaataggcaaataagTGCTCAGTAGAGCCTGATACATGTCGACATTTTTAGTCAAGTGGATTTAAATGTATGAGATTGTAGTGTGTAATTACTAATTGCTAATCTTGTAGTGCATATTCAGTGACGTCGAAgagtaaaaatgtttattttttgacaCTTTATGACACGCTGCCATCCGGGTTTACGTCGCAAGTAAAGTTGTCCGTGAATTTTAGTATCATGGATTCTACCCAGACTAAGGAGTAGACTATCATAGCCCAGATAGCTGCTGGTAATGGGAATAATGATGCGTCTTCTGAGCAGGGCAACTCCAGCATTAACACAACAAACATCCTGCTCACCCTTATCACAGTTGTCCTCATGCGGCGGCATGCTATAGTATTTGTAACTTTTATAAggagttaatataaaatgcataGAGAAAAAGATGAACTACAGGCCCTTGTCGACAGGCTTTAGTATAATTCAAGAGGCTCGCTTCTTTTGGTGTCGGTGCCGAACCCGTGTAagtgaaaaagaaaatttaagaagaaAGTGATAAAGTGCAGTGAGATAAAAAAACCTATAAGAATTAGAGTAATCTACAAATGCTACATAACTATAAAGTGAATCTAAtcagtttataatataatatattaataaaaatcaataacatttttaggttattttttaatgcatattttatttattacaagtaaGTAATTAGgtaagattttattgaataatatgtaACTTAGTTTAAATCGTGCACGACGACTCACCGAACTCGATATCCTGCGCCGTATGTGGGTTGGTGTCGCGATGCTTTCTTTGTTTGAGCGGCAATTCAAGGAATGTTGTATGAAGTgaaggaaaaataattattagttgcTAAGATGAtgcaattgttttttatgtattatttttagattataaCCGATGATTTAGAATGTATAACAATTTGGTGGATATTCGCAAATAGTTAATTCAGAAGCGACAACTTAGGTTTCGAGTCCTAcggcaataaataattacaaagaggctgaaacattattttgctcgatttctatattataaatttaagcaTGATTTAAAGCCTGAATCAGTGACTGAACTATCCAccgattataataatattgagaGTGCATTTTTAAAGATTAGTCGACTTTGTACTTCCGTATCAGCGTGCAACTTAATTCCGCTTATGGATGGTAAGGAGGTCACAACAAAGCGATTGATTGATGCAGTGGAAATGTATGCGGACATTTTAAAAGACCCGGGAAAAcgtcttttaataaaattcgtaATAAAGCGTCGGCTTTCTGAGAATACTAAGCTCCGTTTACCGAAGACATATGAAACAGTTCCTAATTTAGTACAGAATTTGTGTGACCACAAAATATCTTACCACTATTCAGTCCGTCTCCAAAATATGAACCAAGGCTTTAGGACAATTGACGAGTATGGTTCGGAATTAGAACAACTTTTTACTGATTTACTATCTCGCAGGCTGACGGAGATTTGTCAAAGTTTGCAATTCCCAAGAAATTAAATGAGAAAATGGCAATTAAGAGATTTTCAGatagattaaaaaattcaaggCTCAGCACGATCGTGGCCGCCCGTGAATATAGTACTCTCAAGGAagcaatatacaaaataaagaagCCATAACTATAGCAAGGttgtttatacaaaatttggTTTTACGTTTTGCAATACCTAAGTTATAGCTACTCATAGAGGTTCagagtttattttaactaGTATGGTCAAAAGttgcaaattattaaaaacagaaaaaatattttcagtataCCACCATCAATCAATCGGTTCTCTCGAGAATACACACACGCATTTAAGCGCGTTTCTGACAACGTCTGGCAATAAAGGCTATAATAGTCACGCTGAATACCGTTTTGTTTCAGTTTCAATAATACCGTTCACTCGGAAACGAAGTACACGCCCTGTAACATTCTCACTCATATTAAGGATTGTAATAGATTAGATCCATGGTATAATGGTATAACCCTAATGATTACTCTTTAGATTTAAGATATAGGCTAGATATAGATAGCACTTAAGGAAGCTAAACATAATTTAGAAACCAGTAAGGAAAATAGAAAGCTAGTGTACGATAAGAAACTTATAccttaattaagttttaatcaaaaatgaaaaaaatcggatgatatttttaaaggccCTTCTGTTGTGTTAGAGGATGTCAAGATTCTATATGGGAATAAAATTGAGTTCATAAAGATACAACTAAGTTATATCATAGTTCATACTTTTGTATctttttataatctttattgttGTCTGGTGGtgcgataaaaatatatataagagcTCTATATTTCAGATTGGTGTAGTGGAAAGGATTCAAATGTATGTGAGATTGTAATGtgtaactaataattttacaataagagttagatttatattatacgtCGAAGAGTAAagatgtatattatttacttcaaAGGTTTGAACTAAGCTtcaaggatgagagttgcacaaAACCACAAGGTTTTACTATAAAACCTCgattcaaattcaaaagtGAAATCATGAAAAAGTTCCAATTTTTCATCATATGCGATTGCACCACTCAATAAAACCCTTGGTACATACCAGAACTGGCAAAAGATAAACGGTCACAGTGTGAGGCGTCAATAGATCATGGCACAGTCCTAGCGGCTTCAGTAATTGCCATACAGCCCCCACTTTGCTCTCGCCCGAAGTGGACATCTCTAGAGAAGACGGCTGATCAGAGGGAGACGACATCGAACCctgaaataaaacttttattaacaacaaatttttgtttgaaacCATTGAAACTTCATGACCTCAGAGTTTCAAAGTACTTTAAAATTCTGAATATTAggatactttttaaaatcttaactTCGAATTCCAAATGCAATATgctaaaaataaatccaaataTTTTGGGATGGGTCTGGATCCTTGCTGCCCATTGCCCCCTTTGTAGAAATATGTAGTTGGATAGAATATATACCTCAATGCTGCTGATCATGCTATCGGTGACATCCACCTTCAGATCTTCACAGTCAGTGATCTCATTGATGAAGTCCTCTTCGTCCACGGATGTTGTCAATTCTGCACTTTTGAAACCCATTATGATTTCAAATCGTTCCCTTATTTTAGCGAACCCACCGGCCTGGCCAAatctaaaacattatatatatattatatttattttaatttcctttGACCGTGATCGTTGGCGTTACTTAAGTGCTGTTCGAGAACGTCAAGACATCTGGAAGTtattctaatttattattataataataatattttatatggatTGAAAATCTCGAAGTCAGTAGTTCACTAAAGTTTAGACTTTTTATGTAGTTTCCACACAAATGGTGTTGTAACTAATACAACAAAATgatttactatttatgaatTGAATTGATATCTTTTGTACCAAaagaattatatatgttaataagcGAACTTTAGTAAAACTTCAGGTTTTTCTATCTTGTATTTGACCCGATGTCACGATTGTTTCCttataatcataaaacatgagatttattatattgagtaATGCCgctaataaaatctaaattaaggCATTGAAACacctaaacatttttttataaaacacgtCAAGTTAGCtttccaataaaaaaacaacattataatCAACAATTCGCCCCAGACAAACACACAGACACGTAAAACTTACAACATTCCTCTTATTAAGTAAgggataaaaacaaatatgcaTTGTTGTACTCGTGAAGTCGCATATTAGagacatataattaatatatctaaataacTGACCATATTCCCTTGAGAGTTAGGAAAATATTCAGCATTCATCTTTGGTcagaatgaaattaaaaagaagtCTACAGATCATTAAGGCAATGGTTGAGGaataatagaaatacatacacattAATAAGATGAACTAGCCATCCTTTGGGTGACCTGTGATCTTGTGACTTAGCATAAACCTCTATTTCTTGGCCGTTGTCCGGTGAAGATGTTGTAAGCCCTTCACATGTTCTTGTCGCGTTAAATGTGTGATatctacaattttattttatttttacataatataaatttgttttgagtGTGAACATCCGTTAGACATCACAGACCATTGAaagaaataagtaaaaatagaggacaccgtgagtcatttctgcaaaaacccgtcatcttttagtcgataccaactccggggaaataaatacagataacacaactttctctacagctgtgatacttttgacattcaacaccttttgttttcagtcaccgtgaccacgcacgctacAGCACGTCAAACGTCggaaagatttaaatttaaaattatgtaaataattataagtttataataatacacacagctttaatccggttaaaaattgttttctttcaatgtgtaaaagctatgttaaccaaaaaCAATACTATCACATACCATTGTTAGTTTGCAAGTGccatacaatttaaatgtatgcATTCCCTGGGAACGAAACACCAAAccttcaaatttaataaactatgaTAGAAACAGAAATAGTAAAAAGTcatatgttatatgttttatttattatgtttttatctgtccttaacttttttaacaattcaataaaaaaatataataattgttttgcaaTATGCAATGACCTAATGActtaaatgtacatttaataCATTCCACATAATCACTTACTTATTGTAAGGATTTAATGCCATAGAAAGAAGATTCAAGAATCTAGGATCATCAAGTTTCATGGCAC
Proteins encoded in this window:
- the LOC123718380 gene encoding F-box-like/WD repeat-containing protein TBL1XR1 isoform X4, coding for MMQYHHGILISKNVYHTFNATRTCEGLTTSSPDNGQEIEVYAKSQDHRSPKGWLVHLINVFGQAGGFAKIRERFEIIMGFKSAELTTSVDEEDFINEITDCEDLKVDVTDSMISSIEGSMSSPSDQPSSLEMSTSGESKVGAVWQLLKPLGLCHDLLTPHTVTVYLLPVLECIPAFQESRSDEEIKRGARGIEARNYHSLLKSFETRLTESLSLIDSITPDIVVARQQARIAEKQANEEEVPTCTALTTTGGAENPRAPKSMETDQSMEIPPSKATVLIGHEAEVFVCAWNPSTDLLASISGDSTARIWDMSDNPTTIPNHLILKHCIQREEAEVPSNKDITSLDWNCDGTLLATGSYDGYARIWTTDGKLVSTLAEHKGPIFALKWNKRGNYILSAGVDSTTIVWDAASGQCAEQFHFHKAPALDVDWQTDTSFASCSTDQTIQVCNLNVDKPIKSFLGHTNEVNSIKWDPQGQLLASCSDDSTLKIWSMERDTCVHDLKAHSKEIYTIKWSPTGPETQNPNMNLILASASFDSTVRLWDPEIGACVHTLTKHMEPVYSIAFSPDGKFLASGSFDKWIHIWSTQTGSLVHSYKGTGGIFAVSWNSRGTKVGASGNDGTVFVLDLCNL
- the LOC123718380 gene encoding F-box-like/WD repeat-containing protein TBL1XR1 isoform X1 — its product is MDSFEISTLHLGKDKSLLTMSMKEQEPVPGENSFPLGTLRILEEKISSCVVPVLPEQELECLLIAATELAAKGEDANNPGCQRFYNDALTLSFTKILTDDAVSSWNINIQECVRSNCEKLVKLCAMKLDDPRFLNLLSMALNPYNKYHTFNATRTCEGLTTSSPDNGQEIEVYAKSQDHRSPKGWLVHLINVFGQAGGFAKIRERFEIIMGFKSAELTTSVDEEDFINEITDCEDLKVDVTDSMISSIEGSMSSPSDQPSSLEMSTSGESKVGAVWQLLKPLGLCHDLLTPHTVTVYLLPVLECIPAFQESRSDEEIKRGARGIEARNYHSLLKSFETRLTESLSLIDSITPDIVVARQQARIAEKQANEEEVPTCTALTTTGGAENPRAPKSMETDQSMEIPPSKATVLIGHEAEVFVCAWNPSTDLLASISGDSTARIWDMSDNPTTIPNHLILKHCIQREEAEVPSNKDITSLDWNCDGTLLATGSYDGYARIWTTDGKLVSTLAEHKGPIFALKWNKRGNYILSAGVDSTTIVWDAASGQCAEQFHFHKAPALDVDWQTDTSFASCSTDQTIQVCNLNVDKPIKSFLGHTNEVNSIKWDPQGQLLASCSDDSTLKIWSMERDTCVHDLKAHSKEIYTIKWSPTGPETQNPNMNLILASASFDSTVRLWDPEIGACVHTLTKHMEPVYSIAFSPDGKFLASGSFDKWIHIWSTQTGSLVHSYKGTGGIFAVSWNSRGTKVGASGNDGTVFVLDLCNL
- the LOC123718380 gene encoding F-box-like/WD repeat-containing protein TBL1XR1 isoform X3 is translated as MSMKEQEPVPGENSFPLGTLRILEEKISSCVVPVLPEQELECLLIAATELAAKGEDANNPGCQRFYNDALTLSFTKILTDDAVSSWNINIQECVRSNCEKLVKLCAMKLDDPRFLNLLSMALNPYNKYHTFNATRTCEGLTTSSPDNGQEIEVYAKSQDHRSPKGWLVHLINVFGQAGGFAKIRERFEIIMGFKSAELTTSVDEEDFINEITDCEDLKVDVTDSMISSIEGSMSSPSDQPSSLEMSTSGESKVGAVWQLLKPLGLCHDLLTPHTVTVYLLPVLECIPAFQESRSDEEIKRGARGIEARNYHSLLKSFETRLTESLSLIDSITPDIVVARQQARIAEKQANEEEVPTCTALTTTGGAENPRAPKSMETDQSMEIPPSKATVLIGHEAEVFVCAWNPSTDLLASISGDSTARIWDMSDNPTTIPNHLILKHCIQREEAEVPSNKDITSLDWNCDGTLLATGSYDGYARIWTTDGKLVSTLAEHKGPIFALKWNKRGNYILSAGVDSTTIVWDAASGQCAEQFHFHKAPALDVDWQTDTSFASCSTDQTIQVCNLNVDKPIKSFLGHTNEVNSIKWDPQGQLLASCSDDSTLKIWSMERDTCVHDLKAHSKEIYTIKWSPTGPETQNPNMNLILASASFDSTVRLWDPEIGACVHTLTKHMEPVYSIAFSPDGKFLASGSFDKWIHIWSTQTGSLVHSYKGTGGIFAVSWNSRGTKVGASGNDGTVFVLDLCNL